Below is a genomic region from Fodinibius saliphilus.
TAAGTAAAGCTGTAAATAGCGTAAAGAATAATTCTGAAGAGCTAATAGAGCCGGCAAGTCGATAGTAATAGAAACTTGGAAAGAAAATATAGCTAACACCTTTTTTTATTTTTTGGCTGGATCGGAATTGAACCGATTTGCGGAGTTACCATAATCATGGTTCCATTTGCAGTATACCATTTTAGAGATATAGGCGATCGAGAAATTACAAGTTAACATGAAGTTATAAATAACATTACCATTATACTTATAATGATCACTGTCTTTTGGTTGTGCTTTTAGACTATTTGGTAACTATTAGAAACAGTAAATCCTTCAAAAAGGAAAACCTCAGGCAAACAGTGCTCACTCAGCATGCTTATTTCCTTCTTTTATACTTCATGTTTCAAAGCTGTCAATAGTATTGAGCTCCCCCCCAATCAAAAGTAGAGAATCGGGCGCTATGTACACTTTCTCAATATATTCACTAATTTTGAATGCTAATCTCGAGCGTAGCCTCAGCTGATTTGTTATTATAATTGGTACCTCCATAGGTAAGTTTTATAAAACCTCCCGAAAAGGTCATACCATTATCACAATAATTTTTGTTCTCAAAATTGTAGGTCTCAACATATTTAGACCATGCCTCACCATCATCATCTAATCCTAAATCACTTTCTCTTTCAATACCCATAGTTGGCCCATGTCGGGTTACTACAGTATCTGACTCACAACTAAAACTAGTGATAGGGCTGACAGTTTTTATCTTTTTTACTCCGCCCGAATCCTTAATAAATGCAAGTACTGAAAAAGGCTTGCCATAATCTACGGTTGCACTGGCATCCCCTGTTTTGTGAATTGGATTTGAATTTGAATGAAAGGCAATAGTCCACTCTATATTAGGACTTGACTTGTCATTATAATCAGGTTGTGTTTTACAGGAACTGCAACCGGATAACATAATGGCTACCAATCCCACATAAATGTATCCTTTTATTTGTTTGCTTAGTCGTAGTAACATAACTTTCCTCTCTTGCTTGATGATTTGATTAATTATATGCGACTCAGTTACTTATAATTAAAGGATAATTAAGAAAAGGGCAAATTGTGTGGTACGCTCACCCAACTCAATATTGCCACCACAGCTGTCCAAACCCCTCATTACAGCTTGGGCGAACAGCTCGTCTGTCTTGGCCTCCAACCTGCTGGTATCAACTTCGGGATTAAACCTGAGGATTGACTCCTAAAAATCAATGAGACCATAATGTTAGAATCAATGAATTATCCCTTCGAGAAAGTATAACATCAAAACACCAGCTCATTTAACTGCTCGCGCCGCTCCTAAAATAACTATAGTACCTGGTTTTAGATATTATTCTCAACTTGTCCAACTTCACTCATTATTCAAAAAGGTTTATGTATTGTTTAAATACGTAAAGTCTATTTCGTTCGGCTCCCGTTACCTCTGTTAAAATATCAACATCTTCCAAAGATCTAATAAGCTTATAGGCGGTAGGCATAGAAACATCAGCGGCCTTACTCACCCCTTCGGCAGTAATAATCGGTCGTTCATACAATTGGCGAATCACCTGTTGTGCTTTTCCAACTCTTTTGCCCATCTCCTGCAAGTCGTGATCTACTTGTTGTTGGAGCTGCATTATAGCGTCAAACGTTTTGATTCCACTTTTGGCCGTATCAATGACTCCTGCTAAAAAGAATTTTATCCACTGTATAATATCATCCTTTTCCCGAACCCGCATCAGGTTATCATAGTATGCCTGCCGGTGGCGCTCGAAAAAATCAGACAAGTAAAGAATCGGCTGTTTTAAAATACCTTGACTAACCAGATAAAGCGTAATCATGAGCCTCCCTACCCGACCGTTTCCATCAAGAAACGGATGGATGGTCTCAAACTGGTAATGAACAATGGCAATTTTAATCAGATCCGGCAGATAGATTTCCTCGTTATGCACGAAGTGCTCCAAATCACTCATCAGCTCCGGGATACTTTCATGAATAGGTGGAATAAAAAGGGCATCTTTAATTGTTGCTCCGCCGATCCAGTTCTGGCTCGTTCTGAATTGGCCCGGTTGTTTTTGCTCTCCCCGTACCCCTTGCATAAGTACTTTATGCGTGTTTTTGATCAGGCGAGACGAAAACGGAAGCTCCTCCAATTCATTTATAGCTGCATCCATCGCCGCAATATAATTTTGTACCTCCTCCCAGTCGTCCCTCTTTTCAGGGGCAACACGTTCTTTGTCCAAAAGCGCTTCTTCTACTT
It encodes:
- a CDS encoding Fic family protein; the protein is MKNFKAGTYINQDHYQSFQPNAVNRQWQLESMEIVDLLSQADRQLGRLDMYSEYIPNIDLFISMHVAKEATQSSKIEGTQTKVEEALLDKERVAPEKRDDWEEVQNYIAAMDAAINELEELPFSSRLIKNTHKVLMQGVRGEQKQPGQFRTSQNWIGGATIKDALFIPPIHESIPELMSDLEHFVHNEEIYLPDLIKIAIVHYQFETIHPFLDGNGRVGRLMITLYLVSQGILKQPILYLSDFFERHRQAYYDNLMRVREKDDIIQWIKFFLAGVIDTAKSGIKTFDAIMQLQQQVDHDLQEMGKRVGKAQQVIRQLYERPIITAEGVSKAADVSMPTAYKLIRSLEDVDILTEVTGAERNRLYVFKQYINLFE